The Polyangiaceae bacterium genome includes a window with the following:
- a CDS encoding radical SAM protein has protein sequence MDLPTVARGIGARAGLTATPISLGFEITHLCNLECAYCDRHTPRPREMTREQILCVLSDFHALGMRHVSLDGGEPLAHRHVDEVVAFLVQRKVRVYMNTNGILAPKKLPTLRLLSKVKISLDGPPECHDAMRGQGAWHKAMAGARAARSVGTQVELTCVVGRHNAAHIEELLQLVEEARFVVVFQPARSSLFLGGSRDGSSFQLETDELRRVFRLLEARKLGGSPAIGNRWASLRHFRSFPDDTSVPCAAGTINATLDPEGNLFHCGQVERSDGRNVLELGVREAFEQLPRQGCTQCWCARVVEENYAWGGRLDRMLPPKDVSAPEPLPPRRLKVVA, from the coding sequence ATGGACTTGCCGACCGTGGCTCGCGGCATCGGTGCGCGCGCGGGGCTCACTGCCACGCCCATTTCCTTGGGCTTCGAGATCACGCACCTGTGCAACTTGGAGTGTGCCTACTGCGACCGGCACACGCCGCGACCACGGGAGATGACGCGAGAACAGATCCTCTGCGTGCTTTCGGACTTTCACGCGTTGGGCATGCGGCACGTGTCGCTGGACGGCGGCGAACCCCTCGCGCATCGCCACGTGGACGAGGTGGTGGCGTTCTTGGTGCAGCGCAAGGTGCGCGTGTACATGAACACCAACGGCATACTGGCGCCCAAGAAGCTGCCAACGTTGCGGCTCTTGTCCAAAGTGAAGATCAGCCTGGACGGACCGCCGGAATGCCACGACGCGATGCGAGGGCAAGGCGCATGGCACAAGGCGATGGCGGGCGCCCGGGCGGCTCGCAGTGTGGGAACCCAGGTGGAGCTCACCTGCGTGGTGGGTCGACACAATGCCGCGCACATCGAGGAGCTGTTGCAGCTGGTGGAGGAGGCGCGCTTCGTCGTGGTGTTTCAACCCGCGCGGAGCAGCCTGTTCTTGGGCGGCTCTCGCGACGGCTCGTCCTTCCAGCTGGAGACCGACGAGCTGCGTCGCGTGTTCCGGCTGCTGGAGGCGAGGAAGCTCGGAGGTAGCCCCGCGATCGGGAATCGCTGGGCGAGCCTCCGGCACTTTCGTTCGTTTCCGGACGACACCAGCGTTCCCTGCGCGGCGGGCACCATCAACGCGACGCTCGATCCCGAGGGCAATTTGTTCCACTGCGGGCAGGTCGAGCGCAGCGATGGTCGAAACGTGCTCGAGCTCGGAGTGCGTGAAGCGTTCGAGCAGCTCCCGCGTCAGGGTTGCACGCAGTGCTGGTGTGCCCGCGTCGTGGAAGAGAACTACGCCTGGGGCGGTCGTCTCGATCGCATGCTGCCGCCGAAGGACGTGAGCGCTCCCGAGCCGCTGCCGCCGCGCCGGCTGAAGGTGGTGGCGTGA
- a CDS encoding cytochrome c maturation protein CcmE: protein MTRLDDELEQALEQSEAAKAEDDSAPPVVRSTETPTADPAKRRRMQNIGLLVALLAMGGGILTLVMTSFEDAAVYSKGVDELLRDKDRLDGRSVRVAGTLVKGTLKKRDDPCEYRFKMQKNDAVLDVRYAQCVVPDTFRDVPETNVEVTAEGKLSEAGYFEASQIMAKCPSKYDMKDQQKKGVGMPHSVMPASARN, encoded by the coding sequence ATGACCCGCCTCGACGACGAGCTGGAACAGGCCCTGGAACAGTCGGAAGCCGCCAAGGCAGAGGACGATTCGGCACCCCCGGTGGTGCGCTCCACCGAGACGCCCACCGCGGATCCCGCGAAGCGTCGTCGGATGCAGAACATCGGCCTGTTGGTCGCGCTGCTAGCGATGGGTGGCGGCATCTTGACCCTGGTCATGACCAGCTTCGAGGACGCGGCCGTGTACTCCAAGGGCGTGGACGAGCTGCTGCGGGACAAGGACCGTCTGGATGGTCGCAGCGTTCGCGTGGCGGGCACGCTGGTGAAGGGCACCCTGAAGAAGCGCGACGACCCGTGCGAGTACCGCTTCAAGATGCAGAAGAACGACGCGGTGCTCGACGTCCGTTACGCGCAGTGCGTGGTGCCGGACACCTTCCGCGACGTCCCCGAGACCAACGTGGAAGTCACGGCCGAGGGCAAGCTGTCCGAAGCTGGCTACTTCGAGGCATCGCAGATCATGGCGAAGTGCCCGTCGAAGTACGACATGAAGGACCAGCAGAAAAAAGGCGTGGGCATGCCGCACTCGGTGATGCCCGCCTCGGCTCGGAACTGA
- the hemG gene encoding protoporphyrinogen oxidase, translated as MTAKRAVVVGAGISGLSTAYALKQAKPDLDVVVVEARNRVGGNIVTERREGFLIDGGPDSFLRTKPQAVELCKELGIDGQLIAPREEARKVYLVHQGELELMPAGMALAVPTRVRPMLTTPLLSFPAKLRMLGDFVKSAPKEQPEDESVADFVGRRFGQQAAEKLASPLLGGIYAGDVSELSIMSTFPQLVDLERKYGSLIRGFLTMQLKRAHPEQNGGTPGMFQLLSGWLKEPTEAAPSPFQTLRGGVGTLITALTERLPRVKTGHGVTAITREGDLWRVVLEGGETIDADGVVLAAPAHAAARMVPDEKLAADLGGIPYLSTATVFFAFDERTVERGLDGSGFVAPKGEAKILAGTYVSSKWDDRAPKGSVLVRAFLGGARNEVDVKSASDDELAGVAKSELERLMGPLGKPLFSRVFRYVDSNPQPVVGHAARMARVHARLADMPGVVIAGAAYDGVGIPDCIRQGRTAAEKLAARL; from the coding sequence ATGACCGCGAAGCGCGCCGTCGTCGTCGGCGCCGGGATCAGCGGGCTATCCACCGCCTACGCCCTGAAACAGGCGAAGCCGGATTTGGATGTTGTTGTCGTTGAGGCGCGGAACCGCGTGGGCGGCAACATCGTCACGGAACGTCGGGAGGGCTTTCTCATCGACGGGGGCCCGGACTCCTTCTTGCGGACCAAGCCCCAGGCCGTGGAGCTGTGCAAGGAGCTGGGCATCGACGGTCAGCTGATTGCCCCGCGGGAAGAAGCGCGCAAGGTGTACCTGGTGCACCAGGGGGAGCTCGAGCTCATGCCCGCGGGCATGGCGCTGGCGGTGCCCACGCGTGTGCGCCCCATGCTCACCACGCCGTTGCTCAGCTTTCCGGCCAAGCTGCGCATGCTCGGCGATTTCGTGAAGAGCGCACCCAAAGAGCAGCCCGAGGACGAATCCGTCGCGGACTTCGTCGGGCGGCGCTTCGGACAGCAAGCCGCGGAGAAGCTCGCTTCTCCCTTGCTTGGCGGCATCTATGCAGGGGACGTGTCGGAGCTCAGCATCATGAGCACCTTTCCCCAGCTCGTGGACTTGGAGCGGAAGTACGGCAGCCTGATTCGCGGCTTCCTCACGATGCAGCTGAAGCGCGCACATCCGGAGCAGAACGGTGGAACGCCGGGCATGTTCCAGCTGCTCTCCGGCTGGCTCAAGGAGCCCACGGAAGCCGCACCGAGCCCATTCCAAACGCTGCGTGGCGGAGTGGGCACGCTCATCACCGCGCTCACGGAGCGCTTGCCCCGAGTCAAGACGGGCCACGGCGTCACCGCCATCACCCGCGAGGGCGACCTGTGGCGCGTGGTGCTCGAAGGCGGCGAGACGATCGACGCGGACGGCGTGGTGCTCGCCGCGCCGGCGCATGCTGCGGCGCGCATGGTGCCGGACGAAAAGCTCGCGGCGGACCTGGGCGGCATTCCGTATCTGTCCACCGCCACGGTGTTCTTCGCCTTCGACGAGCGCACGGTGGAGCGCGGCTTGGACGGCAGCGGATTCGTCGCGCCCAAGGGTGAGGCGAAGATCCTCGCGGGCACCTACGTGAGCAGCAAATGGGACGATCGCGCGCCGAAGGGCAGCGTGCTGGTGCGGGCGTTCCTGGGTGGCGCGCGCAACGAGGTGGACGTGAAGAGCGCGAGCGACGACGAGCTCGCCGGCGTGGCCAAGAGCGAGCTCGAGCGGCTGATGGGGCCGCTGGGCAAGCCGCTCTTCAGCCGCGTGTTCCGCTACGTGGACTCGAATCCGCAGCCCGTCGTGGGCCACGCGGCGCGCATGGCGCGCGTCCACGCGCGGCTCGCGGACATGCCCGGCGTCGTGATCGCCGGCGCGGCCTACGACGGCGTCGGCATTCCCGACTGCATCCGCCAAGGCCGCACGGCCGCCGAGAAGCTCGCCGCGCGGCTCTGA
- a CDS encoding LamG domain-containing protein, translating to MKRKTVFGAGAWMVVGLLLWACGSDTSDEHATAKHLGEGCAINSDCETPYVCVFERCHVECLSTEDCPKPQRCVKWDEGVGVCQLDEELACNADKACPGKQVCALDGKCRDFCTDESDCLKDQLCVDSVCAEPDEVENGHLIGWDGGTGGTSGTGGTAGTGGTAGTSGTGGTSGTGGTAGTGGASGGGGASGSGGAAGSGGAAGAGGAAGAGGAAGSGGSTTLPMPVAYWPIETVGGVMEDAVGDLEGTFENSPKIDTNGKIGSALQVNLGATNQQAVVPFEAALITPTAFAVSAWIRPDIMLNSSAGNRTIAFRGNGFNLRYSNGGIQFNIVDGAFANHAVSYPVDLAVGTWHHVAGSYDVVNGNMIRLFLDGAEVKSAVGPGSINTANNAVTIGSAGAFGAPFIGAIDEVSFYSSGLTLSDVGQLYSAGNASTSVPSCSGCPQPFAHYPMEDSVDPTIVDVVGGNNGTAKGGCVGANAKVGMGAEFLDDGDFIEIANTNALNPTSSLTVAMWVKPKSTLDNTTVRTPFFDKEGSGNGYKLWGPSGANDFGMVIGNKSASKPGLTFAADTWHHVAGTWDGAMVVLYLDGAQVATQANVASMAPYTGTAWIGGDASTLGGKLLGMADEVVLYDVALTGAQIQELYDRGNQGLGVPH from the coding sequence ATGAAGCGGAAGACTGTCTTCGGAGCGGGCGCATGGATGGTGGTGGGGCTCTTGCTGTGGGCCTGCGGGTCGGACACGAGTGACGAGCACGCCACGGCGAAGCACTTGGGTGAGGGCTGCGCCATCAACTCGGACTGTGAGACGCCGTACGTGTGCGTGTTCGAGCGCTGTCACGTCGAGTGCCTGTCCACCGAGGACTGTCCCAAGCCCCAGCGCTGCGTGAAGTGGGACGAAGGCGTGGGCGTGTGTCAGCTGGACGAAGAGCTCGCCTGCAACGCAGACAAGGCCTGCCCGGGTAAGCAGGTGTGCGCACTGGATGGCAAGTGCCGCGACTTCTGCACCGACGAGAGCGACTGCCTGAAAGACCAGCTGTGCGTGGACTCGGTGTGTGCCGAGCCGGACGAAGTGGAGAACGGACATCTGATTGGCTGGGACGGCGGCACAGGCGGGACGTCGGGCACGGGCGGAACGGCGGGCACAGGTGGCACGGCCGGAACGTCGGGAACCGGCGGAACGTCGGGAACCGGCGGGACGGCGGGAACCGGCGGCGCGTCGGGCGGCGGCGGCGCTTCCGGCAGTGGTGGCGCGGCCGGGAGTGGCGGTGCGGCCGGCGCTGGCGGAGCGGCCGGCGCTGGCGGTGCGGCCGGCAGTGGCGGCTCGACGACGTTGCCCATGCCCGTCGCGTATTGGCCCATCGAGACGGTGGGCGGTGTGATGGAAGACGCGGTGGGCGACCTGGAGGGGACCTTCGAGAACTCGCCGAAAATCGACACCAACGGCAAGATCGGCTCAGCGCTGCAGGTCAACCTCGGAGCCACGAATCAGCAAGCCGTAGTTCCTTTCGAAGCGGCACTGATCACGCCAACGGCATTCGCCGTCTCCGCCTGGATCCGCCCAGACATCATGCTCAACTCGAGCGCGGGCAATCGCACCATCGCGTTTCGCGGCAACGGCTTCAATCTGCGCTACTCCAACGGAGGCATTCAGTTCAACATCGTGGATGGTGCCTTCGCCAATCACGCGGTTTCATATCCCGTCGATCTCGCAGTCGGTACCTGGCACCACGTCGCGGGGAGCTACGACGTGGTGAACGGCAACATGATCCGACTGTTCCTGGATGGTGCGGAGGTGAAGAGCGCGGTAGGACCGGGCTCCATCAACACCGCCAACAACGCGGTTACCATCGGCTCCGCGGGAGCGTTCGGAGCGCCGTTCATCGGCGCCATCGACGAAGTCTCGTTCTACAGCAGCGGCCTGACGCTGAGCGACGTCGGCCAGCTGTATTCCGCCGGCAACGCCAGCACCTCGGTGCCCAGCTGTTCCGGGTGTCCTCAGCCCTTCGCTCACTACCCAATGGAAGACAGCGTCGATCCGACCATCGTGGACGTGGTCGGCGGCAACAACGGTACTGCCAAGGGTGGCTGTGTGGGGGCAAATGCCAAGGTCGGAATGGGCGCCGAGTTCCTCGACGACGGAGACTTCATCGAGATCGCCAACACCAACGCGCTCAACCCGACCAGCTCCCTAACGGTCGCCATGTGGGTCAAGCCCAAGAGCACTTTGGATAACACCACCGTGCGGACGCCCTTCTTCGACAAGGAAGGCAGCGGCAACGGCTACAAGTTGTGGGGCCCCTCGGGCGCGAACGACTTCGGCATGGTGATTGGCAACAAGTCGGCGAGCAAACCCGGCCTCACGTTTGCTGCCGATACCTGGCACCACGTTGCCGGGACATGGGACGGCGCCATGGTCGTGCTGTACTTGGACGGCGCGCAAGTTGCGACACAGGCAAACGTCGCGAGCATGGCCCCGTATACGGGCACGGCGTGGATCGGCGGTGACGCGAGCACGTTGGGCGGCAAGCTCCTCGGCATGGCGGACGAGGTCGTGCTCTACGACGTGGCGCTCACCGGCGCGCAGATCCAAGAGCTGTACGATCGCGGCAACCAGGGGCTCGGCGTTCCGCATTAG
- the hemE gene encoding uroporphyrinogen decarboxylase encodes MWDRFLRACRREPVDATPVWFMRQAGRYMSEYRAIREKHTLLEICRQPELATEVTLQPVRALGVDAAILFADILLPLEPMGAPFHFAAGEGPVFSEPVRTKQDVDKLRVVDAEEGLPHVLEAIRMIRKELDGKTPLIGFAGAPFTLASYLVEGGKSSGYVRTKQMMYREPELWNALMGKLSEVVRRYLRAQIEAGAQTVQLFDSWVGALSPTDYREYIQPHVRHILQDVMTAGVPVIHFGTGTATLLELQKEAGGTVIGVDWRTPLAQARERLGNDVAVQGNLEPILLGAPKPLLERRVMEVLEAAGKAPGHIFNLGHGILPDTPPDAVKWVAELVHERTAK; translated from the coding sequence ATGTGGGATCGATTTCTCCGCGCCTGCCGGCGTGAGCCCGTGGACGCGACACCGGTCTGGTTCATGCGCCAGGCGGGTCGCTACATGTCCGAGTACCGCGCCATCCGCGAAAAGCACACGCTGCTCGAGATCTGTCGGCAGCCGGAGCTGGCCACGGAAGTGACGCTGCAACCCGTGCGCGCCCTCGGCGTGGACGCCGCGATCTTGTTCGCGGACATCTTGCTGCCGCTCGAGCCCATGGGCGCGCCGTTCCATTTCGCCGCCGGCGAAGGCCCGGTGTTCTCGGAGCCGGTGCGCACCAAACAGGACGTGGACAAGCTCCGCGTGGTGGATGCCGAGGAGGGCTTGCCCCACGTGCTGGAAGCCATCCGCATGATCCGCAAGGAGCTGGATGGCAAGACGCCGCTCATTGGCTTTGCCGGCGCGCCATTCACGCTCGCCAGCTACTTGGTGGAGGGCGGCAAGAGCTCCGGCTACGTGCGCACCAAGCAGATGATGTACCGCGAGCCGGAGCTGTGGAACGCGCTGATGGGCAAGCTCTCGGAGGTCGTGCGTCGCTATCTGCGCGCGCAGATCGAAGCGGGTGCCCAGACCGTGCAGCTGTTCGACTCCTGGGTGGGCGCCCTCAGCCCCACGGACTATCGCGAGTACATCCAGCCCCACGTGCGTCACATCTTGCAGGACGTGATGACGGCAGGGGTGCCGGTGATCCACTTCGGCACCGGTACCGCCACCTTGCTCGAGCTGCAGAAGGAAGCCGGCGGCACCGTCATCGGCGTGGATTGGCGCACGCCCTTGGCTCAGGCGCGCGAGCGCTTGGGGAATGACGTGGCCGTGCAGGGCAACCTGGAGCCCATCCTCTTGGGCGCGCCCAAGCCGCTGCTCGAACGCCGAGTGATGGAAGTGCTGGAGGCCGCCGGCAAGGCGCCCGGGCACATCTTCAACTTGGGTCACGGCATTTTGCCGGACACCCCGCCGGACGCCGTGAAGTGGGTCGCGGAGCTGGTGCACGAGCGGACCGCGAAATGA
- a CDS encoding glycosyltransferase family 4 protein — translation MTMGLNAVPLPELHPAPAGSLQISIDCRYVRKQASGIGAYVKALVDRLPLLRPAARFHLWVDPSAPRPLSAEDNVRETEVRPPANGLSTLFVPSRLVDLEDADVLHEPFNILGRGIPCPTVVTIHDLMWLESPAHAEGLSLATPFKAAFYADGIRRALRDATRLVAISRATADVIRRVDPVAARKVRVIPHGIEVRFRPPRDRSAARAVSLERLGIRGRYLLVVGQNTPSKNHRAVLEAFAAARLPESVHLVMLQRLYRGRRLGVLNATPLDQRARELGIASRVVFPEHLSDDAVVELLQGAEALIQFSRYEGFGMPALEALACGTPVIASDIAPLVEVLGGAALHVPLRTGRLALALALERLLRDAALAHELSARGPERARDFSWERSAALHFDVYREAATEG, via the coding sequence GTGACCATGGGCCTGAACGCCGTGCCTCTGCCGGAGCTTCATCCCGCTCCGGCAGGGTCGCTGCAGATCTCGATCGACTGCAGGTACGTGCGCAAACAGGCGAGCGGTATCGGCGCCTACGTGAAGGCCCTGGTCGATCGGCTTCCCCTGCTGCGCCCCGCGGCGCGCTTTCACCTGTGGGTGGATCCCAGTGCGCCGCGACCGCTGTCCGCCGAAGACAACGTGCGGGAGACGGAGGTGCGCCCTCCGGCGAATGGCCTCTCCACGCTGTTCGTGCCTTCGCGGCTGGTGGATCTGGAAGACGCGGACGTGCTCCACGAGCCGTTCAACATCCTCGGGCGCGGCATTCCGTGCCCCACGGTCGTCACCATCCACGATTTGATGTGGCTCGAGTCGCCGGCCCACGCCGAGGGGCTCTCGCTGGCCACGCCGTTCAAGGCGGCGTTCTACGCCGATGGCATCCGCCGCGCGCTGCGCGACGCCACGCGCCTGGTGGCCATCTCTCGCGCCACGGCGGACGTCATCCGGCGTGTCGATCCCGTCGCTGCGCGCAAGGTGCGGGTGATCCCTCATGGCATCGAGGTGCGCTTTCGTCCGCCGCGCGACCGCAGCGCCGCGCGCGCCGTCTCGCTCGAGCGCCTCGGGATCCGCGGGCGCTATCTGCTGGTGGTCGGCCAGAACACGCCGAGCAAGAATCACCGCGCCGTGCTGGAGGCCTTCGCCGCGGCGCGCCTGCCCGAGAGCGTGCACTTGGTCATGCTGCAGCGCCTGTACCGCGGGCGCCGCCTCGGCGTGTTGAACGCCACGCCGTTGGATCAACGCGCGCGGGAGCTCGGCATCGCATCCCGCGTGGTGTTCCCCGAGCACCTCTCCGACGACGCCGTCGTTGAGCTCCTTCAAGGCGCAGAAGCGCTGATTCAGTTTTCCCGCTACGAGGGCTTCGGCATGCCCGCGCTCGAAGCGCTCGCGTGCGGCACCCCCGTGATCGCGAGCGACATCGCGCCCTTGGTGGAAGTGCTCGGCGGCGCTGCGCTGCACGTCCCTCTCCGCACCGGCCGTCTCGCCCTCGCCCTCGCCCTCGAGCGCCTGCTCCGAGACGCCGCCCTCGCCCACGAGCTGTCCGCCCGCGGCCCCGAGCGCGCGCGCGACTTCTCTTGGGAGCGCTCCGCCGCCCTTCACTTCGACGTGTACCGCGAAGCCGCCACCGAAGGCTGA
- the dnaA gene encoding chromosomal replication initiator protein DnaA: protein MRSSRTDMGLWQQAVEKTRSRSPASFEQWFSSVQFDGLENGVLTLTARDEFVRDWVKTHFLPDLISHIEPVAPGLTVAWRISAEIENPVCEHAPRVRHQTGPRRRVDTDAPTSSVPPRSVPVPAAERAALSASLNPKHTFSNFVVGPSNELAYAAALASAGGGGPRYNPLFIAGGTGLGKTHLMHAIAHKLVEERPETRVIYVSAERFTNEFIEALQNHRMEEFRNRYRQQCDLLLLDDIQFLAGREQTQEEFFHTFNAMRDADRPIVVTSDKYPQQLQRMPERLVSRFTSGLVADIQVPQLETRVAIVRKKAELEGIPLADEVAVLLAQSVKSNVRELEGVLIRLAAKSSLTNRSIDFDFAQSELCRVAPQRPDVMSVEDIQRAVCSHFRLSNSELLSKDRHKSVAFARQVAMYLCRQRLKCSFPELGRAFGNRDHTTVMSAVRRVEALRAKDPQVNAHLEAIERELASSDG, encoded by the coding sequence ATGCGGAGCTCGCGAACCGACATGGGTCTCTGGCAGCAGGCAGTGGAAAAGACGCGGAGCCGCTCCCCCGCGTCCTTCGAGCAGTGGTTTTCGAGCGTTCAGTTCGATGGCCTCGAAAACGGAGTGCTCACCCTCACGGCGAGGGACGAGTTCGTGCGGGACTGGGTCAAGACCCATTTCCTGCCCGACCTGATCAGCCACATCGAGCCGGTCGCCCCCGGTCTCACCGTGGCTTGGCGGATCTCCGCCGAGATCGAGAATCCCGTTTGTGAGCACGCCCCTCGCGTGCGCCACCAGACGGGTCCCCGGCGTCGGGTCGACACCGATGCGCCCACCTCTTCGGTGCCGCCGCGTTCGGTCCCCGTGCCTGCGGCGGAGCGCGCGGCGCTCTCCGCCAGCCTCAACCCGAAGCACACCTTCTCGAACTTCGTGGTGGGGCCCTCCAACGAGCTCGCCTACGCGGCCGCGCTGGCTTCCGCCGGCGGCGGCGGCCCCCGCTATAACCCCCTGTTCATCGCCGGCGGCACGGGTCTCGGCAAGACCCACTTGATGCACGCCATCGCCCACAAGCTCGTGGAGGAGCGCCCGGAAACGCGGGTCATCTACGTCTCCGCGGAGCGCTTCACCAACGAGTTCATCGAAGCATTGCAGAACCACCGCATGGAGGAGTTCCGCAATCGCTATCGCCAGCAGTGCGACCTCCTGCTCTTGGACGACATTCAGTTCTTGGCCGGGCGCGAGCAGACGCAGGAAGAGTTCTTCCACACGTTCAACGCCATGCGCGATGCGGACAGGCCCATCGTGGTCACCAGCGACAAGTACCCGCAGCAGCTGCAGCGCATGCCGGAACGCCTGGTGAGCCGTTTCACCTCCGGTCTGGTCGCGGACATCCAGGTGCCGCAGCTGGAAACGCGCGTCGCCATCGTGCGCAAGAAGGCGGAGCTCGAGGGCATCCCGCTCGCGGACGAGGTCGCAGTGCTGTTGGCCCAGAGCGTGAAGAGCAACGTGCGAGAGCTCGAAGGCGTGCTCATTCGCCTGGCGGCCAAGTCGTCGCTCACCAACCGCTCCATAGATTTCGACTTCGCCCAGAGCGAGCTGTGCCGTGTCGCTCCGCAGCGCCCGGACGTGATGAGCGTGGAGGACATCCAGCGCGCCGTCTGCAGCCACTTCCGGCTGTCCAACTCGGAGCTCCTCAGCAAAGATCGCCACAAGAGCGTGGCCTTCGCGCGGCAGGTGGCGATGTACCTGTGCCGCCAGCGCCTGAAGTGCAGCTTCCCGGAGCTCGGCCGCGCCTTCGGCAATCGGGATCACACCACCGTGATGAGCGCCGTGCGCCGGGTGGAAGCGCTGCGCGCCAAGGATCCGCAGGTCAACGCGCACCTCGAGGCCATCGAGCGCGAGCTCGCCTCCAGCGACGGCTGA
- a CDS encoding class I SAM-dependent methyltransferase encodes MERTPEPELMDDAEQARAYAEADFAEPNQAFVELVETKLAPLPEQAKVVDLGCGPADIPLRLSLRHPGFEIDAVDGSRAMLDCGAGAVKASGARVRLHCARLGELPLKAHSYHLVLSNSLLHHLHDPQLLWTAVRELAAPGARVLVMDLARPDTPDSARAIVEQYSANEPEVLKRDFLASLHAAFTVEEVRAQLSAAGLPALSVAATSDRHLCAWGTLH; translated from the coding sequence ATGGAGCGCACCCCCGAACCGGAGCTGATGGACGACGCGGAGCAGGCCCGCGCCTACGCGGAAGCGGACTTCGCGGAGCCGAACCAGGCGTTCGTGGAGCTCGTCGAGACCAAGCTCGCGCCGCTTCCGGAGCAGGCCAAGGTCGTGGATCTCGGCTGCGGCCCCGCGGACATCCCGCTGCGCCTGTCGCTGCGCCATCCGGGCTTCGAGATCGACGCCGTGGATGGCTCTCGGGCCATGCTCGATTGCGGGGCGGGTGCCGTCAAGGCGAGCGGCGCTCGCGTTCGGCTGCACTGCGCGCGCCTCGGCGAGCTACCGCTGAAGGCGCACAGCTACCACCTCGTGCTCAGCAACAGCTTGCTCCACCACCTGCACGACCCGCAGCTGCTGTGGACCGCGGTGCGAGAGCTCGCGGCCCCCGGTGCCCGCGTGTTGGTGATGGACCTCGCGCGCCCCGACACCCCGGATTCAGCGCGCGCGATCGTGGAGCAGTATTCCGCGAACGAGCCGGAGGTGCTCAAGCGCGACTTCCTCGCCAGCCTCCATGCGGCCTTCACGGTGGAAGAAGTGCGAGCGCAGCTGAGCGCCGCCGGGCTACCAGCGCTCAGCGTCGCCGCCACCAGTGATCGCCACCTGTGCGCATGGGGCACGCTCCACTGA
- a CDS encoding helix-turn-helix transcriptional regulator, with the protein MRKSFVRTRDPSAFFDEPARRYIVGESFCFWQDDTRAFGSMYWGRPRPPDFELMTRVFEAAADPRCAGHASITDIRALEGIDFAALEGMIRFLVERRASWGATIGRQVLIHRGGAMGATIAGVLMLARLRYPVECFDADPRGAFEWAGAGDVFEDIEAMREEILGTPEILRAVREAFREHGLVGVDRLAVLLRTSSRSLQRRLHEAGTSLREERKRFLDHEVERLLSGTDLDLDAIAAAVGLSSTTHLVRAFKASHGVTPGVWRAQQRPSKR; encoded by the coding sequence ATGAGAAAGTCGTTCGTTCGTACTCGGGATCCCAGCGCTTTCTTCGACGAGCCCGCGCGTCGCTACATCGTCGGGGAGTCGTTCTGTTTCTGGCAGGACGACACGCGGGCCTTCGGCAGCATGTACTGGGGGCGCCCCCGGCCGCCGGACTTCGAGCTGATGACGCGGGTGTTCGAGGCCGCGGCGGATCCTCGTTGTGCGGGGCACGCATCCATCACGGACATTCGTGCGCTCGAGGGCATCGACTTCGCGGCGCTGGAAGGAATGATCCGTTTCCTGGTGGAGCGGCGCGCGAGCTGGGGCGCGACCATCGGGCGGCAGGTCCTGATCCATCGCGGCGGTGCCATGGGAGCGACCATCGCGGGCGTCTTGATGTTGGCGCGCCTTCGTTACCCGGTGGAGTGCTTCGACGCGGATCCGCGCGGCGCCTTCGAGTGGGCGGGCGCGGGTGACGTCTTCGAGGACATCGAGGCCATGCGCGAGGAAATCTTGGGCACGCCGGAAATCTTGCGCGCCGTTCGCGAAGCGTTCCGTGAGCACGGCCTGGTCGGTGTGGACCGCCTCGCGGTGCTGCTGCGCACCAGCTCCCGGTCACTGCAGCGACGCCTTCACGAGGCGGGCACCTCGCTGCGGGAAGAGCGCAAACGCTTCCTCGATCACGAGGTCGAGCGGCTATTGTCCGGTACGGATCTGGACCTGGACGCGATTGCCGCAGCCGTGGGCCTGAGCTCCACGACGCACTTGGTGCGCGCCTTCAAGGCCAGCCACGGTGTGACGCCCGGTGTGTGGCGCGCACAGCAACGTCCCAGCAAACGCTGA